The sequence TCTCGGAGGGGGCTCCCGCCTTTCAGGGGCCATATATAAAAACCAATGACTAGAGGAGAAACCTTCCCCCACCTTGGGGGAAGCCAAGacagaaggagggggggggggtctcaCTCTCTCCTCTCTTTTGGTGGCACCGAAGTGCGTCGGGGGAACCGTCATCACCAACGCCATCGTCTCCATCGACTCCATcaacttcaccaccatcaccaTCGCCTTTTCGTCAATATATATAGTGGTACACTCTCCAACAAATCTCTGTAATTCTCTAAAACATGGTGTTTGATTTTATAAGTTATTTATCAATGATTTGTTGCATTTCTATTATGTTTGTGTATACCCTTTTGTCCGATGGTGATTGGTGATCTTGTGATTGGTTTGAATTGTATGTTATgatatgttgatgtcctttggtgcccatcatatgagtgtgcTCATATGTGGATCACACTTTAGGGTTAGTTAGTATGTTGAGATAGCTATGGATAGGGAGGCCGGAGTGACATAAATTAAAAACCTGAGTGTAGTAGTTTATGCATATGTTAAGGCCATGGCTGAGCTTTACCTTAATAAATGCTTAGTAGTTGTGTATGCTTGCTAAGGGTTTCAATCTTAAGAACATGTTATTAATGGATTTTTGCTGCATGTTAATTAGCATAGGCCTCTCCCACATATAAAACTACAACACATTATTATTGGTCTAGTATCATAGTCGATCAATTGCCTAGGGATAATTTTGCAACACCTACCATTGCTACTCCACAGTCGCTTTCTCTAAAACTTGGAAACTATCTTTTACTAGAAGGTCTAGGCAAAGCAAAATCCATTGTACGTGGGGTTGTATCACCTCATTTTAGTTTCGACACTCCATATTTACCACCTCCACATGACAAAGTGCTACAATACTTCATGAGGATAATCAATAGTAAAGAGGAGCtaaactgtgtgtgtgtgtgtgtgtgtgtgaaacccTGCAAGAAAGTTACAAATGAGGTCTTTCGAGTAGCACAAGGATGCCACTTGGGTTTTTCTTCATCTTCATGTCTATTAAATGAAAGCTAGAAAATCTCGGAGAAGCGAAGAAGTTGCCAAATGATTTTCTATTCATCTAGTTTGTAGTCCCCATCGCTCCATTCCGGTGAGAGGACTAAAAGGGGGCACTCAAGGAGAGAGAAGCCACTATTCCATCCCGACAGACGATGCCTTTGCCCACCATCGTTGTtccagagtgagagagagagagagagagagagagagagagagagagagagagagaggaccacGGGGAGGTAAGGTATGCTCAAGGAAATTAATATTTTCTAGTGAGATCGGGATGTATCCGCACTCCAATGACCCAATAGCAACAGAGACCCTAAGAATGCTCATAATTGACAGGCCTTACATGTTTGGAGGATCTATGTTTTTTCGCAGGGAACTATGGTTATATATATCCTACACAAAACAAAAGAGTTATAATTATAATCCATGGGAATTTCTTTATATATTGTTTTCAAAGGCAATACACATTTCTTTATATATTGCTTTCAAAGGCAATGCACATGTCATTCATAAAATAAAGACAAAAGTACTAGTCACATAGACACCAACCTGACAAAGTGGAAAGACGACAAAACGCTTGCTTTAGCCCAAAGGACCCCAAACAAGAAGGAAAATTACAATCAATACCTAATAATTCGCTATGCCTTACCAACATCTGTCACCCGCCTCTGGCACCACCACACGGATCCCCTAAGAAAAAGGGGATAGGGCACCTCTTCAGCCGAACTCGAGGCGCCTCCATTGTTGATCTATAGCTCTACGGACCTCCAAAGTAGCTCACCAAAGGTGAAGCCTTTGCCTTGAAAGAATTTGGCCGGGACAACACCCCAAACACGCCATCGAACTCTAGATTTGGGACCCCTATAACACAACCTCAAGGAGGAAACCTGACCCACTAGCCTTCAATTATGAATCAACCATCTTTGAGCTGTTGCCGACATAGACCACCACTGACACCCTTTCCTAAACAACTTCTTATACTTCGTTCAATGCCAGAGCGAACGACGTCGCAATGGCAGAGCACGGGGACACAAGTCCACCACAAGGAAGTTCTCCCTGCTCGAACAATcttgcacccaaatccttcattgaCCACATCAAAAAAGGATTTGGAACTCCTTTATTTAGTGCCGTTGTCACCCTCGTCAGAGTGAAGATGTGGtgtggcaacaaacctaagctacGAAGACCCTAAACCTACAACTACGTAGGTCTGCGAGTGTGAGATCCGGTGTCCCCGTCATGACCGATGATAGAGAAGTCCTCGTAGGGCTGGGCCCATAGGTGTGCAGACCGCGCGGCATGGCCCATAAATTTTGGGGGCCCCAAAATTTTATCTGCCTATTATATTTTTTCCGGGCGTTGGGTCGTACATGGCGTTGGGCCGTGGCACATTCGCGACTCCACGTAGTCAAGCGCCCCAGCCTCCTAGGCCGCCTGCTCGATGACTCATGGATCGGAAACTGAAAGGGATCGTCGGATCGACTGCATCCAAAGGACGACTTCCCTCAAATTAAAATCCAGAGGAAGGCAGGCGAGACGGCGCATCCAGAACTGATCAAAATCGATCGCATCCAGCTCCAAAGCTGCGACGGGCGACACGGCGATAATTGGGGCAACGAGCCTGCCACTTCCGATTAACTTCATCTAATCAACATGTTTCTCTCGCCAAAACAGGTAGCCTGCCGTAGTCTCACTGATTAACTTCCGCTCCTACGGTCCTGCACCTAATTTCTAAATCCTAATTAACTTTCGGCAGGGATCGTTACTTCATTAGAGATTGGTTCTTCCCTCCCTAGTTAAATATCACACTAGTGAGATAGGGCCTCATTTTTTGGTTTCGCACATGGCTTCGGATTTTGCCGGCCCGGCCCTGAGTCCATAGTGGAGGGGAGCCGCGAGAGGACGGGCCAGAAGGCTGCAGGTCGCTCTAGGCAAACAAAGTTGTCTTTCTTCTTCCACGGGAGGAAAGAAAACGATAGCCCTACTAATTTAGGAAGAAAGGAAACGATAGCCCAAACTTGTACGTGTCTGCCCTAGTTTCCTTATATAGGCGACAACTGATCGTATCATGTAACGAAAATTTACAGGTTGAATTATTGTACAAGTACGTACTCATGAAACTTCCTTGTACAGTAGTATGTTTGTAATCCTTTGGGCACCTCGATCTCAAACGGCATAAGAGCGCACGCTACCGAGTGAGTGTATATGTATATAAAAGAAAGAAACTATGCCGACGTAGAACGTCCGTCCGCCGCTAACCCGTCTTGCCTTGTTGCGTTGAACTGACGCTCGGTTCAGTGTTATTATCGTGCCGACACCGGGAGCCGTACGTGTTCGTTGGCCGCTTCGGGCACGGATGCGAGTCCTGTCAGGACTATGACGAGCACCGCGCGCGTCGGTCACACGGTCGCCCTTGTTATAAGGTTCCACACCTACGCTCAACCCAGCCCATCAATCAAACGCAACCAACCCCGGCCGCCTCGCGCCCTCGATCGCACGCAGATCTCGGCGCCCCGATACGCACACGCGGACGTGCTGTGTGTTACTGGAGTAAGCTAGCAGCAATGGCGCACAACGcatcggcggcgacgacggcgcagAAGCGCAAGTACACCGAGGAGGAGGAGACGGCCGGCTTGTGCGCCAACGGCTGCGGCTTCTtcggcgccgccgccaccggcaaCATGTGCTCCAAGTGCTACCGCGACCACGTTCACGCCGCCACCGCCGACACCGCGGCGGCGGGGAGCGTCTTCATCGACCCTGCTGGTTCGACCGCGCCGCCTCCGGCGAAGAAGGCCAGGATGATCGTCGCCGTCCCGTCCTCTGATGGtgcggccgcctcctccaccgctgTGGCGGTTGACCCCGCCGTGACGCCCATGAAGCAGCCGGCGGTGGCGGCGAACCGGTGCGCGGCGTGCCGCAAGAAGGTTGGGCTGCTGGGGTTCCGATGCCGCTGCGAGGGCACCTTCTGCAGCGTGCACCGCTACTCGGAGAAGCACGACTGTGGATTCGACTACAAGGCCGCCGGCCAGGAGCAGATCGCCAAGCACAACCCGCTCGTGGTTGCGGACAAGATGACCGGAAGGATTTGAAGCCCACAAGAAACCACCAGATCAACGGCGAACCGATCAAGCAGTAGTCATGGCGTCCTCGAGGATAGAATCGATCAATCTTCTTTATATTTGCTACTAGGTCTTGGAACGTGTAAATATTAGTTTAGGCTTACAGAGACATCGGAATTCTGTAAATATTAGTTTAGAGTTTAGATTTCGAAGATACATGAATTTGTACCGCGAGTCTTGAAACATTTGTTCACCTCGATTTTATAATTTAAAGCAAATCACCACGTCTATACAACAAGTTTCGGTGTAACATAAAAAAGTAATAGGTCTGCTGTGTAATACTCTCTTAAAGTCGTACTAAAGTTAATACATTTATTTTGAGACAAAGGAAATATCACAAATATGCCCAAAAGGGAAAAAGAAAGTTGATACAATAGATACGCGGAGCCAACGAAGCGCCGGCTAAAGCCTTGTACAATGTATAAGGTGCTTAGGGGGAGATGCTTTATAAAATAAACCATATTTTTCTCAAACATCAATGCTTATCTTTACAAGAGAGGATGGGTGCTTCATTAAGCGTTTGTCCTCtataaataagcaccggtgcttaagaaaataTGGTTtatatttttctaagcaccttgcACTGTCTAATGCCTAAAAGGATATGCAATATGAAACCCACATTGATGATCCCGCCAAGTCACTCGATGTTCCGCTGTCTAGTAAGCGGGTGCCAGTGCACATCCCAAAAAGACTCGCTCAATCACCATTCGTTACGCGTTGTTCATAGGGTGTAGACTATCACTGCGAACACTCACtaggagagacgtctcctcctacCGGTATGGTTGGACTGGGCTTATACAAACTCTCCATTCAGGTCCAGAGCCTTATGGACAAAGCTCCAACAAAAGTGGGCAGCGGACCTGAGAAGACAATGTGGGTCCAGGACTCAGACACTACACACGGGAAAATACCATCGCCTGGCCCATGCCGCTTGGCGACCTCCATCCCTGAGGGGACGTGACCGCGCAACAACTGCCAAACAAAGATCTTAATCTCCAGCGAAAGCGGCGCTTTCCACAAAGGAGTGGCCCATGCCAGCATAGGCGCGCGACATAGGCCGCCAACAACCCAACAAGGCCAGGTGCCCAAAGACAGTATCCAGAGAGTTTGTCATAACAGGAGGGGGAGCCTCACTCAATTCAGCCCAAGCAAGGGTCTCCTTAGACCCAAATGTTTGTCAGAACGAGATGTTCCAATTCCCATTATGGGCAATTCAGGGAACCAAAAACATTGAGTTCGAGGAAATCACAAAAAAGCAAGAAAATCGGCGTGGGGGACCATACCAAGCTATGGGTCCAACCAGAAGAGAGACCTTCTCCATTGCCTCAAGGGACGTGAGTCCAAAGGTGGATCCCATGCTTGATTGACTGTAGGGACTTCCAACACTAGGAGCCCTCCTTATTGTTAAGATTAGTTAACACATCGTTAATTAAAGAATAATCCCCGTCCCGTCGCGGCCGCGCCCGAACAGTCGCGTCTTACGAACGCGTCCGTTCTCATTGTATATAAGGATTCTGTAACCATCAATAAAGAGTTCGATTCAATCATTTGTCTCTTGTCTCTCTCGTTTAAGATCTAACACGTAGTCCTCGGCTTGCATCCGTGCAGGTGGCGCCCGAGGCAACGGCCCTCGGCTGGCCCTCCGGCCACGGAGGCAGCGGCGCCCTTCGGCGTGGCTCCCACAGCGGAGACGACGGCGCTCCGACAGTCGCGGCCCTGGCCGGTGTGCCAAAACAGGGGCGGGCGGTTACAGGATTTCTCCTGGTAGAAAGCGCTCGGGAGTAAAGAAATAGGAATCTTATCTCTTCGCAAGTTTTGCATTTCAGCCTTGTGGCTTTACCTATTTCCGAAATAGGTCAAAACTTGCCTCTGTCATTGTTTTACGGCTAATTCCTGGAAGTTTCGGGATATTGCAGCTTGGTCTAACGTTATGCCATATGCAGATCATCATTTAGCCCATTTTTCTGCTAAGTTTAAAAATTCCAGAAATGTGTGGTTGTTGATGCTTGACATGTTCAATGTGTTTGCTTTTTGGCAATCCCTTTAACATGTTGTATTAGTACAATGACACTGTTTTGCGATTGAGATTAAGTTTTCTCGCACAATAATATTGATTTGCGAttgagattttttttcttctcgCAAAACAATCTCATTGCGATTGAGATTAATTTTCTCTCGTAAAATACTAATTCACCCCGCTGAATTATCTTGCAACTTGATACAAGATCATCTCGTTTAATTTGAGGTCGATAAAATTCAAGTTTCACACTTGAGCATCAAGTTTGCAACAACATTACTATTCATgatgtttactttgaaattgcaacttaccaactttacgttggagtcatggagttacacgctcatgaccaaactgcataattttattcccctctatctttggTACGTGGAAATCTATCAAGTATTTCCTATCTGTGGTAATTCGGTTACACACCAATATCATCACCCcgacatacatcattggcccctcaacatatagttgggatctatgtgaggaataattgtattaccgtcaatacctcaagcccctctcattgggagttattcaaggccagtatgttgattcaatgaggaatattttcaggcattagggggagaattcaagtaccataaagaattccaggaaattagtggaatgttcaacacatttctgcctcatATCCACGTAATCAAATAGCTGAACCATGtgttcagaagatttgcaacatattgcaaataacctgccagattcatttactgactataaaggtgtcacacaatcctacaatcctgcaaaagtatgcctgaaagagtggaggtaccaacaaaatccactccactccccgttcaaagcaacagggggagatgtatggcagaagtacatcaggattcagcttctcgcaagcaaggatattaaggcctgtgaatcagtaaatgcaagtcaacttcatgTTGGCAGGCAactaatgggtagtatacacccagtggatgggaaacctccaccaacccaggtcatagtgcacacaatgaccgggacattggaatacccgactcaatcgcattgggaaatcgcgagcagtcaccatgggtaacgatatttccatcaactatatattgatatatagattctggagaatcatataaccggaagtctacaattgtcgacatacatttctcaactagattgcaaaaacctttcaaataattcagatccaaagaccatggccatggcaaagtgtgaacaacactcggactgaactcaagcaaagggtgtAATAtaggtagaaatgatcttgctcaataatgggaaggtattcataagcaatacctacaccagttttcttctagaaacagaattgagaacaacgaggtggtgaaacaaagagcaagtattgtagcacaagggtttaTGCAGATACCtaactattctccagaggtggaatctcattccgataactta comes from Triticum aestivum cultivar Chinese Spring chromosome 5B, IWGSC CS RefSeq v2.1, whole genome shotgun sequence and encodes:
- the LOC123117127 gene encoding zinc finger A20 and AN1 domain-containing stress-associated protein 7 → MAHNASAATTAQKRKYTEEEETAGLCANGCGFFGAAATGNMCSKCYRDHVHAATADTAAAGSVFIDPAGSTAPPPAKKARMIVAVPSSDGAAASSTAVAVDPAVTPMKQPAVAANRCAACRKKVGLLGFRCRCEGTFCSVHRYSEKHDCGFDYKAAGQEQIAKHNPLVVADKMTGRI